In a single window of the Rhopalosiphum padi isolate XX-2018 chromosome 1, ASM2088224v1, whole genome shotgun sequence genome:
- the LOC132932461 gene encoding troponin C, isoallergen Bla g 6.0301, translating into MEDLPPEQISVLRKAFDAFDRERSGSIPTDMVADILRLMGQPFNKKILDELIEEVDADKSGRLEFDEFVTLAAKFIVEEDDEAMQKELREAFRLYDKEGNGYIPTSCLKEILRELDDQLTNEELDMMIDEIDSDGSGTVDFDEFMEMMTGE; encoded by the exons TCCTCAGAAAAGCCTTCGATGCATTCGATCGCGAACGTTCTGGCAGTATACCCACAGACATGGTTGCTGATATCTTACGACTTATGGGACAGCCGTTCAACAAGAAGATTCTCGACGAACTTATTGAAGAAGTTGACGCagaca aatctGGACGTTTGGAGTTTGACGAATTCGTAACATTGGCTGCTAAGTTTATTGTCGAAGAAGACGATGAAGCCATGCAAAAAGAACTCCGTGAAGCTTTCAGGTTGTACGACAAAGAAGGAAATGGTTATATTCCTACATCATGCCTGAAAGAAATTTTGAGAGAGCTTGATGATCAGCTGACCAACGAAGAATTGGACATGATGATTGACGAAATTGATTCTGATGGTTCTGGAACAGTAGATTTTGATG aaTTCATGGAAATGATGACTGGAGAATAA